In the Bacillus amyloliquefaciens DSM 7 = ATCC 23350 genome, TTTTCATTAGAATGACCAATGAAAGGAGGACTCATGCGATGATCCATGTGTTTTTTACAGCTTGATGCCTTTGAAATAACTTTTAATCACGAGATATTGCTCCATCTCACCGAGCAGGTGAAACAAAGCCGCCCGCGCTTCAAACTCCTCGCGTGTTGCCGGGAGCGGCATCTCTTCAAATTCTGTTCTCATATCTGCAAGTCTTTTTAAAAATTTATGAGCGGTATTGCCGGGGTGAATGGCTTCCCTTAAATCATGGATGAAATGGGCAATCATTTTTCCCTGCTCCACCGTTATTGAAATAGAAGTAATCTTCGGCAGCAGCCGTTCGATGATTTCAAATTGTTTCTGTCTCATCTTAAAATAGTGATAATAGAGATTTTCATGGCGCAAAATATGATTCTGCACGTCCCGGTAGGCAAGGTTTTTCGCCTCTTGAATCATCTGATGCGTCTCCGGTATTTCCTTTCCCGTCCAATCTTGCTCACCAGTTAACAAATACCGTTCGATTTCAGCGAAGATGACGGCAAAATTGTCCTCAATTTTTTTCCGGTACGCCGCAAGTTTCCTATCGAGGCTCGGCATATACAGATTCATTAACAGCGCGACACCGATACCTACGGTGATCAGCTGGAACTCATTCCAGATAAACGCCATCGTAATGCCGCCGGACATATATAGATGAAGAATGATAACTGAGCTTGTGACGATCCCTTCGTTTATTTTCAAGACGACTGTAGTTGGAATAAACAGCACAAGCAATATTCCGATCACAAACGGATAATAGCCGATCAGTCCGAAAAAGACATATGAAAAGACGATTGCCAATAAACAGGCGGCAAATCGGGCCCACGAGGCCTGAAGCGACCGCTTTTGCGTAATTTGGATGCACAATATGGTGATGATTCCTGCGGATGCGAAGTTTTGCAGATGCAACAGCTGAGCTAAATAAATGGCCAGCGCCGTTCCAAGTGCGGTCTTTAGTGTGCGGTAACCGATTTTAAACATTGCTTGCTCCATTCTGTTTGTTTCTTTCTCAAAAAAAAGAAGAAGAGCACGCTTCTTCTTTTCTTACAGTTATATTTTATAATATTTTTTCTAAAAAGTCCTGTGCTCTTTTTGACTTCGGAGAAAGAAAAAATTCTTCCGGCTGCCCGTCTTCCACTATCGTGCCTTCATCCATAAATAATACGCGGTCTGCGACTTCTTTGGCAAATCCCATTTCGTGCGTGACGATGACCATCGTCATGCCCGTTTGAGCGAGCTCCTTCATAACCTCAAGAACTTCTTTGACCATTTCCGGGTCAAGAGCTGAGGTCGGCTCGTCAAACAGCATGATGTCAGGATTCATGGCAAGGGCACGCGCGATGGCGACACGCTGCTTCTGCCCGCCTGACAAACGGTTCGGATAGTCGTTCCGTTTTTCAAGCAGTCCGACTTTTTCAAGGAGAGCGCACGCCTTTTCCTCCGCCGCCTTTTTGGACTCTTTCTTCACGCTGACCGGCGCATATATGATATTTTCAAGCACCGTTTTATGCGGAAACAGATGAAAATGCTGAAATACCATCCCGATATTTTCCCGCACTTTCAGTTTATTCGTTTTAGCACCGGTGATTTCTTTTTCTTTAATGGCAATCGTTCCGCCGCTCGGGGTTTCCAGCAGATTTAAGCAGCGCAGAAACGTTGATTTGCCGGAGCCGGAAGGTCCGATGACAGCGACGACTTCCCCTTCTGCGATCTGTGTTGAAATGTTTTTCAGTACTTCATGTTTTCCGAATGATTTTGACAGGTTGTCGACCTTAATCATTGGCTTTCAGCTTCCTTTCTACGCCTTTTCCGATGAATGCTAAGATCAAAACGAGCACGTAATAGATGAAACCGGCCACAATGAGAGGTTCTAAATAGTTGTATGTTGCGGCACCGGACTGGTAGGCCCGTCTCATAATATCGCCGAGACCGATTACGGTGACGATCGCCGATTCTTTCGTCAAGGTGATTAATTCGTTAATAATGGCCGGAGAAATGTTTTTAAATGCCTGCGGCAGAAGCAGATGTTTCATCATTTTTCCGTACGGCACACCGAGAGCGACGGCCGCTTCTTTTTGTCCTTTGTCAATCGCGTTGATTCCCGCTCTGATAATTTCAGAGACGTAAGCTGCTGAATTAAGTGATAATGCGGTGACCGCCGCCCAAAATTGGTCGATCTGAAAGCCGAGAAGCTGCGGCATCCCGAAATAAATAATCATCAGCTGCAACACGAGCGGCGTGCCGCGGAATATCGAAGTATAAAAATCCGCAATCCATTTCAGCGGACTGATCGTGCTGATTTTAAACAAACTGAGCACGATGCCTAATACAAGGCCGATGACCGCTGAAACGAGCACAATTTTCAATGTGACGGCAAGGCCTTCCAATATAAAAGGAATTTGGGGTATTGTCGCTGAGAAATCCAAATTCATACGTTTGATCTCCTTTACCTGTATTCAAGATAAAAAGCTCAACGAAAAGTTGAGCTTTCTTTTATTTCTCGTTGGTGAACCATTTCTTCTTCAGTTTTTCGATTTCTCCGTTTTTCTCCATTTCTTTCAGCGCTTTGTTAAACTTCGCTGTCAGATCACTGTCTTTGCGGAACGCAATCGCGGAACCCGATTCGTCTGATTTCGCATCTGCTGATGCAAAGCCCTGCAGATCATTATTTGAACTGAAATAGCCTTGTGCTACGATGTCTTCGATAATCGCGGCATCAAAACGCCCGGATTTAATCTCTTCCGTTAAGTCTGAAATGCGGTTGCGGTCTTCAAGCTGGAAACCGTATTTCGAAGCAAGTTTCTTGCCTTTTTCTTCTTGAATGGAGCCGAGCTGAACACCGACGGTTTTGCCTTTCAGATCATCCAGGGATTTAATGCTGCTTCCCTTTTTCGTAACGATCATATTGTTAGCAGTATAATAAATACCGGAGAAATCCACTTGCTTTTTCCGTTCCGGCGTAGGTGTCATTCCTGATAAAATCATATCAACCTGCTTAGACTTCAGGGCTGTGATCAGGCTGTTGAAGTCCATATCCTGCACCTCAACGTCATAGCCGGTCTTTTTGCCCAGAGCTTTTGCCAAATCAACGTCAAACCCGACGATCTGATCGCCGTCTTTATATTCAAATGGTTTATAATCAGCCGATGTACCCATAATCAATTTGTTCTTTCCGCCCTCTGAGCCTGAATTGCCTGATCCGCAGGCGGACAGCGCAAAGGTGATACATGCGGCAACCAATACCAACAGCCATTTCTTCATGATTATTTTCCTCCATATCTGCTTATCTCTTAAAATTGAATATTTATTCGTTAATCTGTATTTTAAACACTTTTTAATAGTTATGCAATACTATTTTCGAAAAATATATTTCCTTATCTGCGTTTATTATAGTCGTTGATTCCCGAATGAGTGACAACTGAACGCCGGTGCATAAATAATTTATATTTATACAAACCCAATATAAAAAAACCCCGCAAGCGCTCGGCTCCGGGGTTTTCCTTTCACTTATACTTCTTCACAATATTCTTCAAATGCTTCCTGCAGTTTTGTGACGACGGCCATAGGCTCATGTCCTTCAATTTCATGGCGTTCCACCATTTTCATGATTTTCCCGTCTTTTAAAATCGCAAATGACGGAGAGGACGGCGGATAGCCTTCAAAGTATTCTCTCGCTTTGGCTGTCGCTTCTTTGTCCTGTCCGGCAAATACTGTCACAAGCTGATCGGGGCGTTTATCGTAATGCACGGAATGGTACGCCGCAGGTCTTGCAATTCCGCCTGCGCATCCGCACACAGAGTTGACCATGACAAGTGTCGTTCCTTTTTTCGAAAGCGCTTCGTCCACTTCCTCAGCGGTTTTCAGCTCCGTATACCCGGCGGCCGTGATTTCCTGGCGGGCTTGACGCACGACATCATTCATAAATAAATTAAAATCCATATTCAACTGGGACCTCTCCTTTTTGATCATCTATTCTTATGATAGCAAGGAACCTGCCCTATCGGCAAATGACACCGCTCATATCCGAATGTTTTTTGTCCCTTTTATGTTCCTCTATTTAAGTTTATGACCTTTTAAAAACGGGAAACTTGTTAAGGAGATTGTCTGAAATAAAGGAGCAGTCGTATGAGCCAACGGAAAGCAGTATTAATTTATAACGGTAACGCCGGTCAGAAACAGATTGATAAAACGCTCGGCACGGTCGTCCCCATTTTGGCCCAGTCAGCTGATGAGCTTTTGATTAAACCGACCAAACATCAGGATGATGCCCGTCGGTTTTGTGAAAATCTCGACAGCTCGGTTGACCATTTATATATTTTAGGGGGAGACGGTACGGTGCATCAATGCATCAACAGCATCAGCAAGCTTGATCACAGACCCGCTGTCGGCATTTTGCCGGGAGGAACGTGCAATGATTTCTCACGGGCGCTCGGCATTCCGCAAAACCTTCAAAAGGCCGCTGAAGCGCTCGCGGCTGGGCATAAACGGATGATTGACGTCTGTAAATCGGATGACGGCTATTTTCTGAACTTCTGGGGCATCGGGCTGATCACTGAAGCCTCCAGCCATATCAATGAAACAGAAAAAGCATGGCTCGGAAAAATCAGCTACTTCACGAGCGCCTTGCGGACGATGACAAGCGCGAACCCTTTTCCCGTCAAATTGACGATCGACGGCGAGGTGAAAGAAGATGAAGCCGTTATGGTGCTTGTCATGAACGGGCATTACATCGGGACAAACAGAGTTCCCCTGCCTGATGCAAACCTTCAGGACGGCTTAGCCGATGTGTTAATCTGCCGCAACACAAGCCTTGGAGCATTGCGGGAGCTGATGACAATGGAACAGGGTACATTTGATGATTTCAAAGGGGAGCTGTCCTATATTCAAGCCTCCAGAATTGAAATCGAAACCGGACGCGAGATGGACGCCGATACGGATGGCGAGGTATACGGAAAGACACCTTGCACGATCGAAGTGAAAAAACATCATCTCACTATGCTTGTTCCCGAAGATTCAGAATGAAACTGAAAAAACTCCCTTTGCCACCCGGGCAAAAGGAGTTTTTT is a window encoding:
- a CDS encoding aromatic acid exporter family protein — translated: MFKIGYRTLKTALGTALAIYLAQLLHLQNFASAGIITILCIQITQKRSLQASWARFAACLLAIVFSYVFFGLIGYYPFVIGILLVLFIPTTVVLKINEGIVTSSVIILHLYMSGGITMAFIWNEFQLITVGIGVALLMNLYMPSLDRKLAAYRKKIEDNFAVIFAEIERYLLTGEQDWTGKEIPETHQMIQEAKNLAYRDVQNHILRHENLYYHYFKMRQKQFEIIERLLPKITSISITVEQGKMIAHFIHDLREAIHPGNTAHKFLKRLADMRTEFEEMPLPATREEFEARAALFHLLGEMEQYLVIKSYFKGIKL
- a CDS encoding amino acid ABC transporter ATP-binding protein, with the protein product MIKVDNLSKSFGKHEVLKNISTQIAEGEVVAVIGPSGSGKSTFLRCLNLLETPSGGTIAIKEKEITGAKTNKLKVRENIGMVFQHFHLFPHKTVLENIIYAPVSVKKESKKAAEEKACALLEKVGLLEKRNDYPNRLSGGQKQRVAIARALAMNPDIMLFDEPTSALDPEMVKEVLEVMKELAQTGMTMVIVTHEMGFAKEVADRVLFMDEGTIVEDGQPEEFFLSPKSKRAQDFLEKIL
- a CDS encoding amino acid ABC transporter permease codes for the protein MNLDFSATIPQIPFILEGLAVTLKIVLVSAVIGLVLGIVLSLFKISTISPLKWIADFYTSIFRGTPLVLQLMIIYFGMPQLLGFQIDQFWAAVTALSLNSAAYVSEIIRAGINAIDKGQKEAAVALGVPYGKMMKHLLLPQAFKNISPAIINELITLTKESAIVTVIGLGDIMRRAYQSGAATYNYLEPLIVAGFIYYVLVLILAFIGKGVERKLKAND
- a CDS encoding transporter substrate-binding domain-containing protein; translation: MKKWLLVLVAACITFALSACGSGNSGSEGGKNKLIMGTSADYKPFEYKDGDQIVGFDVDLAKALGKKTGYDVEVQDMDFNSLITALKSKQVDMILSGMTPTPERKKQVDFSGIYYTANNMIVTKKGSSIKSLDDLKGKTVGVQLGSIQEEKGKKLASKYGFQLEDRNRISDLTEEIKSGRFDAAIIEDIVAQGYFSSNNDLQGFASADAKSDESGSAIAFRKDSDLTAKFNKALKEMEKNGEIEKLKKKWFTNEK
- the brxB gene encoding bacilliredoxin BrxB: MNMDFNLFMNDVVRQARQEITAAGYTELKTAEEVDEALSKKGTTLVMVNSVCGCAGGIARPAAYHSVHYDKRPDQLVTVFAGQDKEATAKAREYFEGYPPSSPSFAILKDGKIMKMVERHEIEGHEPMAVVTKLQEAFEEYCEEV
- a CDS encoding YegS/Rv2252/BmrU family lipid kinase; the protein is MSQRKAVLIYNGNAGQKQIDKTLGTVVPILAQSADELLIKPTKHQDDARRFCENLDSSVDHLYILGGDGTVHQCINSISKLDHRPAVGILPGGTCNDFSRALGIPQNLQKAAEALAAGHKRMIDVCKSDDGYFLNFWGIGLITEASSHINETEKAWLGKISYFTSALRTMTSANPFPVKLTIDGEVKEDEAVMVLVMNGHYIGTNRVPLPDANLQDGLADVLICRNTSLGALRELMTMEQGTFDDFKGELSYIQASRIEIETGREMDADTDGEVYGKTPCTIEVKKHHLTMLVPEDSE